The genomic stretch ATGCAAAAGCGTGCTGCGGGCAATGCCACGGTCACCCTTTGTCATACCCGGACCAAGGATATGGATTTTCATACCAAGCGGGCTGATATCCTGATCGTTGCCGCCGGTGTTGCCAATATGATCAAAGCTGATCAGGTAAAAGAAGGCGTGGTTATTATTGATGTCGGTGTGAATCGCGTCGGAATGACCGAGTCGGGCAAGGCCAAGCTGGCCGGTGATGTAGATTTTGAGTCAGTTAAAGAAAAGGCTGCCGCCATCACACCGGTGCCCGGCGGTGTCGGCCCAATGACCATCACCATGCTGATGAAAAACACCGTGCAAGCTGCCAGACAGTTTGCCGGATTGGCGTAAGAGCGTTACACGATAATTTTTAAGGATATGGAAACAGGCGACCTCGATAGCCTCGGGGTGCCTGCTCTCAGATTTCTGTTTTTGAGGAGACCGTACTATGGCTAAGCCTAATCGCTGCGAAAGCTGCAACGATATAACCACCAGCTCAACACGCGACCTGCTGAATCAGGATCTTGCCAAGCAGGTGCGTACCGCCTATGACCGTATTGAGGATCGGGGTATGTCCGCCTGTCTGTTCGGCTCAGGAGGTACCTGCTGCCGTAACTGCAACATGGGGCCCTGTCAGATTATTGATGGTGTTGAATCTATGGTCGGAATTTGCGGCGCGACAGCAGATACGGTTGCGGCTCGAAATTTCGCACGGACCGTGGCAGCCGGTACTTCGGCCCATACTGATCATGCTCGCGAAATGGTGCGCGGTTTCATTGCCACGGCAAAAGGGGAAACGCCGCACGAGATCAAGGATGTAGCGAAGTTGCATGACATGGCTCAGCTCTTCGGCATCGAGACCGAAGACCGGGACAAGAACGAGATCGCTCTTGAACTGGGTGAGCGAGCTTTGGCAGAGTTTGGCAGCCAGGATAGTACTCCGCTGACGATGCTGAAGCGGGCTCCAGAAAAGCAGCAGAAGATCTGGAAGGAGCAAGGGGTTGAGCCACGCGGTATTGATCGCGAAGTGGTGGAAATGATGCATCGTACCCATATGGGTGTGGATCAGGAGTATCGTAACATCACAAAACAGGCCAGTCGTTGTGCCCTGGCAGACGGTTGGGGGGCTTCCATGCTTTCCACCGAGTTGACCGACATTATGTTTGGTACGCCAGTACCCAAGCGAGCCATTATTGATCTCGGCGTGCTCCGGGAGGATATGGTCAACGTCACCGTCCACGGTCATGAGCCGCTCTTGGCTGAATCTCTTTGTCTGGCAGCTGAGGACGAGGAAATTTTGGCTCTGGCGAAAAAAGTCGGTGCCAAGGGAATCAATCTGGCCGGTGTTTGTTGCACCGGTAACGAGATCCTGATGCGTCGGGGTATTCCTGTGGCAGGCTCCTTTATCCAGCAGGAAATGGTTCTGGCCACCGGTGCCGTCGAGGCTATGGTTGTGGACGTCCAGTGCGTCATGCAATCCCTCGCCCAGGTCGTGAAAGACAAGCATACTGATATCATCACCACCAATTACCGGGCCAAGATGCCCGACGGTGTTCATATTCAGTTTGATGAGCATGATGCCTACAACTCGGCCAAGGAAATTTTGACCCGTGCCGTTGGCAATTTTAAGAAACGGGGCGCGTGTTATATCCCGAAAGACAGTAAATTCGATGTGGTTGTCGGCTTCTCCCACGAGACCATTAATTACATGCTCGGCGGTCGTTTCCGTCAGTCCTACCGTCCGCTGAATGATAATATCATCAACGGTCGTATTCGCGGAGTCGGTGCTCTGGTCGGTTGTGAGCATTATAAGCATTCCGATGATGTGCATTTTGAGATCGCCAAAGAACTGATCAAAAATAACGTGCTGGTGCTGGCCACTGGTTGTGCAGCCCAGGCTCTTGGCCGTCGGGGATTAATGCGTCCAGAAGCAGCGACGGAGTATGCCGGAGACGGGCTGCGCGAGGTCTGTGAGACCGTGGGTATGCCACCGGTCCTTCATGTCGGTTCTTGTGTGGATAACTCTCGTCTCCTGATCGCCCTGACCGCTATGGTCAAAGAAGGTGGGTTGGGTGACGATATTGCTGATCTGCCTGCGGTGGGATCTGCGCCTCTGTGGATGAGTGAAAAAGCGGTTGCCATTGGTCAGTATTTTGTTGCCAGCGGTGCCCACGTCATCTTCCAGGATCTGCCCATCAACGGGGCCAAGAAATTTTCTGAGTATCTGTTAAAAGATATCAAAGAGGAGTTCGGGGCCTGTTGGGGCGTTGAAAGCACACCTCAGGATATTGCCAAGGCCATGATCGCGGCTATTGATGGAAAGCGTGAGGCCTTGGGTATCAATAAGAAGAAAGAGCGTGTACTCATGGATATGGCTATGCGTCGTGAGCTTGAAGGCGGCGGTACAGCCGGTGCCGGTTGCGGCGGTTGAGCCGCGAAAAGCATTAATGCGGTAGGGGCAGATCCCCGTGTCTGCCCAGTCTGGGCGAACACAGGGATTCGCCCCTACGGCATAAAAGAATTAAGGCATTGAGTTCAGCAGAACAAAATTCTGCCCGCAGGGTGGATCAGGTATAAGGAGGATTGATGAAATCGGGGAGCAATTTGGAGCGGGTGCTCAGGAGCGGCGCATTTGCCGTGACCGGTGAGCTGGGACCGCCGAAGAACAGTGACCCTGATGTGGTCAGAGAGAAGGCGAGAATCCTGAAAGGCAACGTAGATGCGGTCAATATCACTGATTGTCAGACCGCGATAGTCCGGATGTCATCCATCGGTGCCGGGCTGCTGGCCCAGGCCGAAGGGTTGGAGCCGGTTATTCAGATGACCTGTCGGGACAGAAACCGGATCGGTATGCAGTCGGATCTGCTGGCTGCATCTGCGCTGGGATTGAAAAACTTGCTCTGCCTGACTGGCGATCATCAGAAATTCGGTAATCATCCCGGCGCAAAAGGCGTATTTGATATGGATTCTATCCAGCTGTTAGGGATGATCCGGGATATGCGAGACGGGAAAAAATTTCAATGCGGCGAGGAAATTAAAGGGAAAGGAACAGATCTCTTTCTTGGTGCAGCTGCTAACCCCTTTGCCTATCCTTATGAGTTCCGAGCGGTGCGCATGGGGAAAAAGATTGCCAACGGCGCTGATTTTATCCAGACCCAGATAATTTATAATCTGGATCGATTTACCGAGTTCATGAAGACAACCTGCGAGCTTGGCCTGCATGAGAAGGCCTATATCCTCGCTGGCGTGACCCCGCCGAAGTCTGTGGGGATGGCACGCTACATGAAGAAGTTTGTGCCCGGCATGGATGTAACCGATGAGGTTATCAAGCGGATGCAGGGGGCAAAGGATAAAAAGCAGGAAGGAATTAACATCTGTGTTGATATTATCAATCAGGTCAAAGAAATTCCCGGTGTGGCCGGTGTTCATGTCATGGCCATTGAGTGGGAGGAGGCGGTTCCTGAAATTTGTGAGAGAGCAGGCCTGCTTCCGCGCCCGACCTTTGATGATGATGCAGCAAGCGTACCTGAGACCATTGTTGCGGCAAGGGAAACCATAGAGGTACGAACTGCTGCTGGTGCTGCCGATGATGTTCTGGAACAAGCCAAGGCCGAAGCTGAAAAAATTATAGCCGCCGCCCGGACGGAAGCTGCCGCTCTTTCTGCTCAGGCTGCTCAGTCCGGTGAAGCGACAACGGAAAATGCTGCTGCCAGCGGACAAGCGGCAGATGATGCAGGAGAACATGCGATGAATGAAAAAGGACGCCGTGAGGCGTTAGAGTCAGTCAATCAGGGCCTGAATGCCTTGAAAAAGGCCTACGGCCTGAGCGATGATCAGTTTGATGCATTGATGAATTTTGTTGATGCGGCATCGGTACTGAATAAAGAGCCAGAGGGGCTGACACAACAACCTGTCGGAGCAACTCCTGCACCTGCTGCTCCCGCAGCTGAAGAAAAAGCTGATGATACCGCAGCAAAAGCGGCGGCGGAGAAAGCTGAAGCTGAAGCAAAGGCCAAAGCGGAAGCTCAAGCCAAGGCTGATGCAGAGGCCAAGGTGAAAGCCGAAGCTACTGCTCAGGCAGAGGCGGAAGCAAAAGCAAAGGCGGAAGCAGAGAAAAAGGTTGCCGCAGAAGCTGCTGCCAAGGCAGAAGCAGAAAAGAAGGCCGCAGAAGCAAAAGCAGCTGAAGCAAAGGCAGCCTCGGTTGCCGCTCCATCTGATCTGGATGCTCCGGTTCTGTCCACCGATGAAACACCTTTTTCCGAGCGCGTGACCAAGGTGCCTGCATCCAGCTATAAGACGGCGTATTCCGGCGCGATCCGCGAAGTGACCATGGGTAACGGCGATAAGGCCGTGACCGTGGGCGGTGCCACTTCTCTGCCTTTCCATCTTTTTGAAGGCGAGATAGGCAATAAGCCGCTCATCGCTATGGAGATCATGGATGTTCGACCGGATAACTGGCCCGACACCCTGACCCAATATTTTGATGATGTTATGGACAGCCCAGTGGATTGGGCCAAGAAATGCGTTGATGTGTATAAGGCTGATGCCCTGAATATCTGGCTCAACGGTACAGATCCCAACGGGGAAAATCGTTCGGCGGCAGATGCGGCCAAGGATGCGGCAGCTGTGATTGAGGCTGTTGATGTACCGATCATCATTTGGGGTTGCGGTAATTCCGAGAAGGATACGGAAACCCTGCGTGAGGTCACCTCCTTGATCGGTGACAAGAAGGTCTGTCTTGCTCCTCTTGAGGATGCCAACTACCGCGCTATCGGTGCAACGGCAATGGCTTTTCAGCATCCTATGGTTGCGGCCTCGCCCATTGACGTCAACCTGGCCAAGCAGTTGAACATTCTCCTGGAGAATCTCGGGGTGCCGCTTGGTACGGTTATGATGGATCCGTCAGTTGGTGCGCTGGGCTACGGTATTGAATACACCTATTCGGTTATGGAGCGTATTCGCATAGCAGCATTGACCCAGAAAGATGAAAAACTCCAGGTGCCGATTATCTGTAACCTCGGACGTGAGGTTTGGAAGGCCAAAGAGGTTGGGCTGCCCACTGATGAACTGCTGGGTGATCAGGAAAGTCGTGGCATTATGATGGAGGCGATCACCGCATCCTGTATGCTTATGGCCGGTGGTGAAGTCCTGATCATGCGCCATCCCAAGGCGGTCAATATGACCAAGGCGCTCATTAACGGTCTGGCCGGTTAATGAAGATTGCCTACTTGCTTAACGTAATGCAAGGCTGAAGTCTTGAATCTGAACTCTGAACCGTCTCTACCCTAAGGGAGTTGTCTCAATGTCGAAGATTATCTGCTCCGCAGCGATTCGCGGTGCCCAAAAAATCGTGGATATGGCTGAAGCGTCCTACGAGGAGGCCTTAAAGAAGTACGGCCCTGAACAGGAAGTTTCTTTTCCCAATACTGCATATTACCTGCCGATTATTTATTCCATGCTTGGAGCAAAGGTGGAAAAACTCGGCGATATGAAAGAAATTTTTCAGGAGTGTCGCAAGCTCCTGCCGGCTGTTGTTTCCGAGGATATTTGGTTGCCCTACTTGGCTCCTGCCTTGGATGCCGGAATGGCTACCTATTTTGCCGAGGAAATGTACGAGGCAATTGAGTACCTGAATTCACCGAATTACTACACCAAGACCGAAGATCCCACAGCAGATAATATCTGGTTGGGCGCGGCAGACGATATTATTTTTCGGAAACGTGGCGTCGAGTTTGTTGACGGCACCGCTCCAGGTTTTGCCGCCATTGTCGGCTCACCGTCAGATCCTGAGGTTGCTTCCAAGATTGCTTTGGAATTGCAGGAAAAAAATCTCTATATCTTCATGCATACTGATTCCGATGGGAATTATATGCCTGATATGCTCGCGAAAAACGGCGTACAGGTCGGTTGGAACACCCGCCTGGTGCCTTTTGGTAAGCGCTATACCTCGGTGGTTTTCTCCATCGGTTTCGCCTGTCGCGTGGCCATGGCCTTCGGTGGTGTGAAGCCGGGTGATTCCAGAGCGAACCTTATTTACAACAAAGACCGAACCTACGCCTTTGTTATGCCCTTTGGGCAGGTCAGCGACGAGTGGTATGCCAATGCTGCCGGTGCTATCAACTGGGGTTTCCCGACGATCTCCGATTATGCTATTCCAGAGATCCTGCCTACAGGTATCTGTACCTATGAGCATGTGGTATCCGATATACCCCATGACGAGATCGTCCAGAAGGCCATTGAGGTGCGTGGCCTGAAGGTCAATGTCGCCAAAATTGATATTCCCATGTCCTTTGGTCCGGCCTTTGAGGGTGAGCGTATCCGGAAAGACGATCTCTTTATGGAATGCGGTGGTGGTCGAACCACCGGTGTTGAGGTCTTGATCTCCAAGGAAATGGACGAGATTGAAGACGGTCTGGTGACCCTGGAAGGTCCGGATATCTCTGACATCGAATTAGGGCAGAATCTGCCCATCGGTATCCTGGTTGAGGTTGCTGGTCGCGAGATGCAGTCGGATTTCGAGCCTATCCTGGAGCGTCAGTTTCATCATCTGATGAACTATATCCAGGGCATCATGCATATCGGTCAGCGAAACATCATGTGGGTTCGTATCGGTAAGGGTGCTGTGGAAAAAGGGTTTTCCTTTAAGCATCTCGGTGTAGTCCTGCATGGTAAGTTGCATCAGGAATTTGGTGCGATTTTGGACAAGGTCCAGGTGAAAATTTACACTGTGCAGGATAAGGTGGAAGAGGTTATGGAGATCGCCAAGCAGGTGTATGAAGAGCGTGACCTGCGCCTCGGCTCCATGACGGATGAGACCGAAGATGTTTTCTACTCCTGTACTCTATGTCAGTCCTTTGCACCCAGCCATGTCTGCGTGATCACACCGGAGCGTATCGGTATGTGTGGCGCCTATAACTGGTTGGATGGCAAGGCCTCTTTTCAGATCAATCCCACCGGTCCGAACCAGCCCATTGATAAGGGCGAGTGTACAGATGCTGATAACGGATATTTCACTGGTATCAATGAGTTTGTTAACCAAGCTTCCCGTGGCGCGGTGCCTGAGGTCAGTTGCTATTCTTTGATGAATAATCCCATGACCGCCTGTGGCTGTTTTGAGGCTATTGCAGCCATGTTGCCGCAATGTAACGGTATCATGGTGGTTAATCGTGATTACAGGGGTATGACCCCTTCCGGCATGAAGTTCACCACCCTGGCCGGTATGGCTGGCGGCGGTATGCAGACACCGGGTTTCATGGGTGTATCCAAGCATTACATGTCCAGTAAAAAACTGTTTAAGGCTGAAGGTGGCGTTAGGCGAATGGTCTGGATGCCGAAAATTCTCAAGGATGAGATCAGCGAGAAGCTCAAGGCCTTATGTGAGCATGAGGGAATGCCGGAGCTTTACGACATGATTGCCACAGAAGAGCAGGGCACCACAGAGGAAGAGATCCTTGCCTTCTTGAAGGAGAAAGGTCATCCTGCTCTGGAAATGGAAACAGCCATGGGCTGATTAGCGCTAAATCGGGGCTGATCGGCATTGAGGTGGCGTTGAATCGACGCTTAATCAGTACTGATTTCGTACTGATTTGCGTGAGAGAAGAGAGCACCGCATCCGGCAGGCAGATCTGCCGGATGCGCCCAAGATATAACAGGTACTCAGAGAACAAACGAACAGCCGCCGGGCGAATCCATTGAAAAACGGCAGCTGCATGGGAGGATAGATAATGGCGTTAACCGGTATACAGATACTCAAAATGCTGCCCAAGAAGAATTGCGGCGAGTGTGACATACCTACCTGTCTCGCCTTTGCCATGAAAGTGGCTGCCGGGCAGGCCGAAATAGAAGCATGTCCTTATGTAAGCGATGAGGCAAAGGCTACCATCGGCGAGGCTTCAGCTCCTCCGATTCGTACCATCAAAATTGGTGCCGGTGATGCGCAGTTCACCGCAGGCGGTGAAACCTGCCAGTTCCGGCATGAGAAGCGGTTTGAGAATCAGACCGGCTTGGCTGTTCTGATTGCGACAGACGAGGATGCCGCCTCCATTGACGGCAAGATTAAGCGAGCCAACGATTTTGAGTACGAGCGTGTCGGGGTAATGATGCGTAATAATCTGGTCGCTATTAAGGATAAGGGTGGTGCTTCTCTGGCTGATATGGCCAAGAAGGTTATGGAAGGTGCTCCTAAGCAGGCTATCATTCTCATGAGTGATAATGTGGAGAGCCTCAAGGCTGGAGCCGAGGCCTGTGGTGACAATAAGCCGTTGCTCTACGGTGCCACCGGCGAAAACGCGGAGGCCTTTGTCGACCTTGCCAAGGCAACCGGTTGTGCAATCGGTGTGAAGGGCAAGAACCTTGATGACTTGGTGGAGACAGCGGATAAGTTGATCGCTGCCGGGGTCAAGGATATGGTTATTGACACCGGTGCCCGGACCCTTAAGGGAGCCTTTGAGGATAATGTAGTGGCCCGTCGCGCTGCGGTTAAGGATAAATTCAAGGCCCTTGGTTTTCCGACCATCACTTTTCCCTGCGAAATGTGTGATGATCTGATGATGGAAGCCATGATTGGTTCTGTTTTGATCGCCAAGTACGCAGGCATTACGGTCTTCTCGGATCTTCAGGGTGAGATACTGTTCCCGCTTCTGCTTGAGCAGCTGAATATCTTTACGGATCCGCAGCGGCCAATGGTTGTGGCTGAGGATATTTATCCGGTCACCGGACCGGATGAAAATTCACCGGTACTGATCACCTGTAACTTCTCGCTCACCTACTTTATTGTGTCCGGTGAGATTGAGGGCTCCAAGGTGCCCAGCTGGTTGCTGATCAAGGATACTGAAGGTCTGTCCGTATTGACTGCTTGGGCTGCTGGTAAATTCGGTGCCGATCTGATTGCCATGTTTGTCAATAAATCCGGAATTTTGGATAAAGTCAAGCATCGTGAGCTGATCATTCCGGGCTATCTGGCCACCATCAAGGGTGAGCTGGAAGAAGAGCTGCCTGACTGGACCATTACCATCGGTCCTCGTGAGGCCGGACATCTGCCTTCCTTCCTCAAGGAATGGAAACCAGCTGCTTAAATCGGGCTGACGGTGCAGTTTTGATGTGTACAAGACAGCCCTGTCGTCGCAAGATGATGGGGCTGTTTGGTCTGGGAAAGACAAAAGGTCGATTCCTGTCCCCTATATAATGGGCTTGAAGGATGATAGCATGGACCTGATGTGAGTGTGTATAGAGGAAAATAAAAAACGATGAGCTATAAGCCTGTAACGTATGTTGGGGGCTATGAAATTTTCGTAGGTTTGCTCTTTATTTTAGCAATAATTAGACTGTTATTATAACAACTAATAAGTACAATAAACACTGGAGATTGCAATGGGAAAAGGAATGGAACACAGGGCCGGATCAGTCATGGTCGTGGGCGGAGGTATCGCCGGGATACAAGCTGCCCTTGACCTGACTGAACTTGGTTATTACGTCTACCTGCTGGAAAAAGCACCGGTTGTGGGCGGGGTTATGGCCCAGCTCGACAAGACCTTTCCGACCAATGACTGCTCTCTCTGAATACTTGCACCTAAGCTGGTAGAGGCCGGTCGGTCTCCAAATATAGAGATGATAACCAATGCAGATCTTTTGGCATTGGACGGAAAACCGGGTGATTTCACTGTTAAGGTACGGAAACGCCCTCGTTATATTGATGCGGACAAGTGTACAGCCTGTGGGTTGTGTACCCAATACTGTCCCAAGCATCTTTCAGATGCGTACAATGAAGGATTGGCTCTGACCCGTCCTATTCATATTGACTATGCCCAGGCCGTGCCTGCGACATATTATATTGATCCTTCAGCCTGTATGTCTGTGCAGCACGATACCTGCCAGATCTGCGTGCCGGTTTGCCAGAGTCATGCCATTGACTTCAGCCAGCAGCCGGAAGAGGTTGAGATCAAGGTCGGGGCAATGGTGTTGTCACCAGGCTTCGGCAGGATTGATGACGCCACGCTGGAGAAATACTCCTATGGCGAGCACCCGGACGTGGTGACCGCTGTTGAGTTTGAGCGTATGACCACGGCTTCGGGACCCTTCCTCGGCGAGGTGAAATGCTTCTCCGACGGTCGCCATCCCAAATCCATGGCCTTTATCCAATGCGTTGGTTCCAGGGATCTGGGTTGCAATAACGGTTACTGTTCTTCGGTTTGCTGTATGTACGCAATCAAGGAAGCAATGGTTGCCAAGGAGCATGATCCGGAAGTAGACATCACAGTCTACTACATGGATATCCGCACCCAGGGTAAGGATTTTGATAAGGCCAGGGAACGGGCTGAGGCTATGGGCGTAAAGTTTGTCCGCGCCAAGGTCGCCGGTGTGACTCCTTGGGGGAATAACCTTCGCCTGACCTACTCCACCTTGGATGGCAAACACGAATTCAAGCCCTATGATATGGTGGTTCTTTCTGTGGGCCTGGAAGCGCCTAAGGATGCCCAAGGTATTGCCGAGATGACCGGTATTGAACTCAATCATTATGATTTTGCCAAAACCGATACCTTTAGCCCGTTAAACACCAGCGTTGAGGGTGTGGTTGTGGCCGGGGCGTTCCAGGGACCCAAGGATATTCCCGAGTCAGTTACCCAGGCATCGGCAACAGCCGGTATTGTTGCCGGGATGCTGCAACAACAGCGTGGGTTAGGGATTGTCCATAAGTCCTACCCGGACGAGAAGCCCATGGACGAAGAGGTCCGCATAGGAGTCTTTGTCTGCCATTGCGGTATCAATATCGCCTCGGTGGTAGATGTCCGTAAGGTGGAAGACTCGGTTGAGGGCATGGAAGGGGTTGTCTACCATACCGATTCTCTCTATTCCTGTTCTGCGGATGCGGTGAAGACGCTCAAGGATCGGATCATTGAACATAACCTGAACCGGGTAGTCATTGCCGCCTGTTCACCCAGAACCCATGAGCCGCTCTTTCAGGAAACGCTCAAGGATGCAGGCCTGAACCGTTGTTTGATCGAGATGGTCAATATTCGCGATCAATGTTCTTGGGTCCATGCTGGCGAGCCGGAAGCGGCCACGGATAAATCACAAGATCTGGTGCGTATGGCTGTGGCCAAGGCCAGAGGAATGCGGCCTTTGCCGGAGCAGACCGTGCCGGTTACCCCCAAGGCCTTGATCATCGGGGCAGGCATTGCCGGGATGACCGTGGCGCTGAACTTGGCAGAGCAGGGTTTTGATTCTGTATTGGTGGAAAAAGGGGAAAAACTGGGCGGCAGCCTGGGTCTGCTGAATCATACCCTGGATACCCACGAGACTGCTTCTCATCTGCAAAAGCTGGTGGCCAAGGTTGAGGCGAATAAGCATATTGACGTGCTGACCAAGGCTGAGTTGAAAGATTTTTCTGGCTTTATCGGTAATTTTTCCTCTGTGGTTGGAGAAGAGGGCGGTGCCGAGCATACGGTTGATCACGGCGTTGTGGTCCTGGCAACTGGTGGGCATGAGCATCGTCCTGAAGGCTATCAGCTGGAGGAGAACAGCAAGGTGCTCACCCAGACGGAATTGGAAAAACGTTTGGCAGGAAAAGCAAAAAATCGGGCGCCCAAATCTATCGTTATGATCCAGTGTGCCGGATCTCGCGGAGATGACCTGAAGTATTGTTCCAAGGTTTGCTGTAACCATGCGGTCAAAAATGCGTTGACGATCAAAGAACTGAATCCGGCCTCACAGGTGATTGTTCTGTATCGTGATATGCGGACCTACGGTTATGCTGAGGATGCCTATCGGGAGGCCCGGCTTAAGGGCGTTATTTTTATCCCTTATGAACTGGATAGGAAACCCGTGGTCTCTGAAGAAGGGAAAAAATTGCAGGTCACATTTTTTGACTCCCTGCTTCAAGAGGAGGTCGAAATGACCCCTGAGCTGGTCGCTCTGTCCGTGGGTATTGTCCCCGATGGAACCGAGGATCTGAGCAAATTGCTCAAGGCCCCGCTTACCGATGACCGTTTCTTCCTGGAGGCCCATGTTAAGTTGCGGCCTGTTGAATTGCCGGTTTCCGGTGTCTATGTCTGCGGTCTGGCCCACGGCCCGAAACCGGTGGATGAGACCATTGCCCAGGCCCAGGCAGCTGCGGCCAAGGCGGCCATCCCGCTGGTCAAGGGTGCCGTCAGCATTGATCCGATTGTTTCAGTGGTGGAGCAGGAAAAATGCATCGGTTGCGGTATCTGTGCCAGCCTTTGTCCTTTTGGTTCCATTGAGATGATCAAGGTGGACAAGAAGCGCAAGGCGCAGACCATTGCTGCATCCTGTAAGGCCTGCGGTATCTGCTCCAGCCATTGTCCGACCTTTGCCATCTCTATGGGCGGGTTCACCAATGAGCAGATTATGGATCAGATTACTGCCTTCGGTAATGTGAAGGTAGCAGAACCGGTCGAGGCGTAAAGCGTAATCTGGTAACGCACTGTAGGGGCAGACCCCTGTGTCTGCCCTGATTATCGGGCGAACAGGGGGATTTGCCCCTACGCCTGATTTGAAAAAACAACATCTATGCGAGGTGTTTTGATGAGCAACGATTTCAGTCCCAAAATTCTGGGTTTTTTATGTAACTGGTGCTGCTATGCAGCTGCCGATGCAGCCGGGGTCTCCCGGTTTCAGTACCCGCCCAACCTGCGCACCATCCGGGTTATGTGTACCGGTCGGGTTGATCCCGCCTTTATCCTGCGCGGTTTTATCGAAGGCGCAGACGGTATTTTTACCGGCGGCTGACAACACGGAGAATGTCATTACCAGGTAGGTAATTACGATGCAATGGGTGTGGATGCGCTGGTCAGAAAGGTACTGGAAGACGTGGGTATCCGCAAAGAACGTTATGATTTACAATGGGCTTCAGCTGCTGAGGCACCGCGCTTTGTTCAGTTGATTACTGGATTTACCGAGCGCATGAAAGATCTCGGCCCGCTGGGCGAGGCTGAGGGTCTGTCTCAAGAAGAGATCAAAGCAAAGTTGGAAAAAGCCTTAGCTGTGGTCTCGGACCAGAAGGTCCGGGTCAGCTTTGGCAATGCTGCCAAGGCAGTGCGTAAGGATGCGGTTTGGACACCGGAGCATATTGACGAGGTTGTCACAACCAAGATGGCTAAAACCCTGGATAAGGCTTTGGCCTAAGCCTACTTGCTTTAATAAAATATTTTGTTGTTGATACAAGGCACTGTTTTCTTCGGAAAATAGTGCCT from Candidatus Electrothrix communis encodes the following:
- the cooS gene encoding anaerobic carbon-monoxide dehydrogenase catalytic subunit, which codes for MAKPNRCESCNDITTSSTRDLLNQDLAKQVRTAYDRIEDRGMSACLFGSGGTCCRNCNMGPCQIIDGVESMVGICGATADTVAARNFARTVAAGTSAHTDHAREMVRGFIATAKGETPHEIKDVAKLHDMAQLFGIETEDRDKNEIALELGERALAEFGSQDSTPLTMLKRAPEKQQKIWKEQGVEPRGIDREVVEMMHRTHMGVDQEYRNITKQASRCALADGWGASMLSTELTDIMFGTPVPKRAIIDLGVLREDMVNVTVHGHEPLLAESLCLAAEDEEILALAKKVGAKGINLAGVCCTGNEILMRRGIPVAGSFIQQEMVLATGAVEAMVVDVQCVMQSLAQVVKDKHTDIITTNYRAKMPDGVHIQFDEHDAYNSAKEILTRAVGNFKKRGACYIPKDSKFDVVVGFSHETINYMLGGRFRQSYRPLNDNIINGRIRGVGALVGCEHYKHSDDVHFEIAKELIKNNVLVLATGCAAQALGRRGLMRPEAATEYAGDGLREVCETVGMPPVLHVGSCVDNSRLLIALTAMVKEGGLGDDIADLPAVGSAPLWMSEKAVAIGQYFVASGAHVIFQDLPINGAKKFSEYLLKDIKEEFGACWGVESTPQDIAKAMIAAIDGKREALGINKKKERVLMDMAMRRELEGGGTAGAGCGG
- the acsB gene encoding acetyl-CoA decarbonylase/synthase complex subunit alpha/beta, with the translated sequence MSKIICSAAIRGAQKIVDMAEASYEEALKKYGPEQEVSFPNTAYYLPIIYSMLGAKVEKLGDMKEIFQECRKLLPAVVSEDIWLPYLAPALDAGMATYFAEEMYEAIEYLNSPNYYTKTEDPTADNIWLGAADDIIFRKRGVEFVDGTAPGFAAIVGSPSDPEVASKIALELQEKNLYIFMHTDSDGNYMPDMLAKNGVQVGWNTRLVPFGKRYTSVVFSIGFACRVAMAFGGVKPGDSRANLIYNKDRTYAFVMPFGQVSDEWYANAAGAINWGFPTISDYAIPEILPTGICTYEHVVSDIPHDEIVQKAIEVRGLKVNVAKIDIPMSFGPAFEGERIRKDDLFMECGGGRTTGVEVLISKEMDEIEDGLVTLEGPDISDIELGQNLPIGILVEVAGREMQSDFEPILERQFHHLMNYIQGIMHIGQRNIMWVRIGKGAVEKGFSFKHLGVVLHGKLHQEFGAILDKVQVKIYTVQDKVEEVMEIAKQVYEERDLRLGSMTDETEDVFYSCTLCQSFAPSHVCVITPERIGMCGAYNWLDGKASFQINPTGPNQPIDKGECTDADNGYFTGINEFVNQASRGAVPEVSCYSLMNNPMTACGCFEAIAAMLPQCNGIMVVNRDYRGMTPSGMKFTTLAGMAGGGMQTPGFMGVSKHYMSSKKLFKAEGGVRRMVWMPKILKDEISEKLKALCEHEGMPELYDMIATEEQGTTEEEILAFLKEKGHPALEMETAMG
- a CDS encoding acetyl-CoA decarbonylase/synthase complex subunit delta — protein: MKSGSNLERVLRSGAFAVTGELGPPKNSDPDVVREKARILKGNVDAVNITDCQTAIVRMSSIGAGLLAQAEGLEPVIQMTCRDRNRIGMQSDLLAASALGLKNLLCLTGDHQKFGNHPGAKGVFDMDSIQLLGMIRDMRDGKKFQCGEEIKGKGTDLFLGAAANPFAYPYEFRAVRMGKKIANGADFIQTQIIYNLDRFTEFMKTTCELGLHEKAYILAGVTPPKSVGMARYMKKFVPGMDVTDEVIKRMQGAKDKKQEGINICVDIINQVKEIPGVAGVHVMAIEWEEAVPEICERAGLLPRPTFDDDAASVPETIVAARETIEVRTAAGAADDVLEQAKAEAEKIIAAARTEAAALSAQAAQSGEATTENAAASGQAADDAGEHAMNEKGRREALESVNQGLNALKKAYGLSDDQFDALMNFVDAASVLNKEPEGLTQQPVGATPAPAAPAAEEKADDTAAKAAAEKAEAEAKAKAEAQAKADAEAKVKAEATAQAEAEAKAKAEAEKKVAAEAAAKAEAEKKAAEAKAAEAKAASVAAPSDLDAPVLSTDETPFSERVTKVPASSYKTAYSGAIREVTMGNGDKAVTVGGATSLPFHLFEGEIGNKPLIAMEIMDVRPDNWPDTLTQYFDDVMDSPVDWAKKCVDVYKADALNIWLNGTDPNGENRSAADAAKDAAAVIEAVDVPIIIWGCGNSEKDTETLREVTSLIGDKKVCLAPLEDANYRAIGATAMAFQHPMVAASPIDVNLAKQLNILLENLGVPLGTVMMDPSVGALGYGIEYTYSVMERIRIAALTQKDEKLQVPIICNLGREVWKAKEVGLPTDELLGDQESRGIMMEAITASCMLMAGGEVLIMRHPKAVNMTKALINGLAG